In Triticum urartu cultivar G1812 chromosome 6, Tu2.1, whole genome shotgun sequence, the following proteins share a genomic window:
- the LOC125515487 gene encoding transcription factor HBP-1a isoform X1, with translation MGSNDPSTPPKASKPPEQEQPPATTSGTTAPVYPEWPGFQGYPAMPPHGFFPPPVAAGQAHPYMWGAQHMVPPYGTPPPPYMMYPPGTVYAHPTTPGVHPFHYPMQTNGNLEPAGAQGAAPGAAETNGKNEPGKTSGPSANGVTSNSESGSDSESEGSDANSQNDSHSKENDVNENGSAQNGVSHSSSHGTFNKPMPLVPVQSGAVIGGVAGPATNLNIGMDYWGATGSSPVPAMRGKAPSGSARGEQWDERELKKQKRKLSNRESARRSRLRKQAECEELGQRAEALKSENSSLRIELDRIKKEYEELLSKNTSLKAKLGETGGGDSVPDMNERGDTNGGSHQKEP, from the exons ATGGGGAGCAACGATCCTAGCACGCCGCCTAAGGCTTCGAAGCCACCAGAACAG GAGCAACCTCCAGCTACTACCTCTGGCACTACAGCTCCAGTTTACCCTGAATGGCCCGGCTTTCAG GGCTACCCAGCGATGCCACCACATGGGTTTTTCCCCCCTCCTGTTGCTGCAGGCCAGGCTCATCCATACATGTGGGGAGCTCAG CACATGGTGCCACCTTACGGGACACCACCACCCCCCTATATGATGTATCCACCAGGAACAGTATATGCCCACCCGACTACTCCT GGTGTGCATCCATTTCATTATCCTATGCAAACAAATGGAAATCTTGAACCTGCT GGAGCTCAGGGAGCTGCACCAGGTGCTGCAGAAACAAATG GGAAAAATGAGCCTGGCAAAACATCTGGTCCATCTGCCAATGGGGTTACGTCCAACAG TGAAAGCGGAAGTGATAGTGAGAGTGAAGGAAGTGATGCCAATTCTCAAAAC GATTCACATTCAAAGGAGAATGATGTAAATGAAAATG GCAGTGCTCAGAATGGCGTATCTCATTCATCATCGCATGGAACATTTAATAAACCCATGCCGTTGGTTCCAGTACAATCAGGTGCAGTGATAGGAGGAGTTGCTGGTCCTGCGACAAACTTGAACATAGGGATGGACTACTGGGGTGCAACTGGCTCTTCACCTGTTCCTGCAATGCGTGGCAAAGCACCGTCTGGttcagctcgaggagagcaatgG GATGAAAGGGAACTGAAGAAGCAGAAGAGGAAGCTGTCCAACCGGGAATCCGCGCGAAGGTCCCGGCTGCGCAAGCAG GCCGAGTGTGAAGAGCTCGGGCAGCGGGCTGAGGCTTTGAAGTCAGAGAACTCGTCCCTCAGGATCGAGCTCGACCGGATCAAAAAGGAATACGAGGAGCTCCTTTCGAAGAACACCTCTCTCAAG GCCAAGCTAGGGGAGACCGGCGGTGGCGACTCGGTCCCCGACATGAACGAACGGGGCGACACCAACGGCGGCAGCCACCAGAAGGAGCCCTGA
- the LOC125515487 gene encoding transcription factor HBP-1a isoform X4: MGSNDPSTPPKASKPPEQEQPPATTSGTTAPVYPEWPGFQGYPAMPPHGFFPPPVAAGQAHPYMWGAQGVHPFHYPMQTNGNLEPAGAQGAAPGAAETNGKNEPGKTSGPSANGVTSNSESGSDSESEGSDANSQNDSHSKENDVNENGSAQNGVSHSSSHGTFNKPMPLVPVQSGAVIGGVAGPATNLNIGMDYWGATGSSPVPAMRGKAPSGSARGEQWDERELKKQKRKLSNRESARRSRLRKQAECEELGQRAEALKSENSSLRIELDRIKKEYEELLSKNTSLKAKLGETGGGDSVPDMNERGDTNGGSHQKEP; this comes from the exons ATGGGGAGCAACGATCCTAGCACGCCGCCTAAGGCTTCGAAGCCACCAGAACAG GAGCAACCTCCAGCTACTACCTCTGGCACTACAGCTCCAGTTTACCCTGAATGGCCCGGCTTTCAG GGCTACCCAGCGATGCCACCACATGGGTTTTTCCCCCCTCCTGTTGCTGCAGGCCAGGCTCATCCATACATGTGGGGAGCTCAG GGTGTGCATCCATTTCATTATCCTATGCAAACAAATGGAAATCTTGAACCTGCT GGAGCTCAGGGAGCTGCACCAGGTGCTGCAGAAACAAATG GGAAAAATGAGCCTGGCAAAACATCTGGTCCATCTGCCAATGGGGTTACGTCCAACAG TGAAAGCGGAAGTGATAGTGAGAGTGAAGGAAGTGATGCCAATTCTCAAAAC GATTCACATTCAAAGGAGAATGATGTAAATGAAAATG GCAGTGCTCAGAATGGCGTATCTCATTCATCATCGCATGGAACATTTAATAAACCCATGCCGTTGGTTCCAGTACAATCAGGTGCAGTGATAGGAGGAGTTGCTGGTCCTGCGACAAACTTGAACATAGGGATGGACTACTGGGGTGCAACTGGCTCTTCACCTGTTCCTGCAATGCGTGGCAAAGCACCGTCTGGttcagctcgaggagagcaatgG GATGAAAGGGAACTGAAGAAGCAGAAGAGGAAGCTGTCCAACCGGGAATCCGCGCGAAGGTCCCGGCTGCGCAAGCAG GCCGAGTGTGAAGAGCTCGGGCAGCGGGCTGAGGCTTTGAAGTCAGAGAACTCGTCCCTCAGGATCGAGCTCGACCGGATCAAAAAGGAATACGAGGAGCTCCTTTCGAAGAACACCTCTCTCAAG GCCAAGCTAGGGGAGACCGGCGGTGGCGACTCGGTCCCCGACATGAACGAACGGGGCGACACCAACGGCGGCAGCCACCAGAAGGAGCCCTGA
- the LOC125515487 gene encoding transcription factor HBP-1a isoform X5: protein MGSNDPSTPPKASKPPEQEQPPATTSGTTAPVYPEWPGFQGYPAMPPHGFFPPPVAAGQAHPYMWGAQGVHPFHYPMQTNGNLEPAGAAPGAAETNGKNEPGKTSGPSANGVTSNSESGSDSESEGSDANSQNDSHSKENDVNENGSAQNGVSHSSSHGTFNKPMPLVPVQSGAVIGGVAGPATNLNIGMDYWGATGSSPVPAMRGKAPSGSARGEQWDERELKKQKRKLSNRESARRSRLRKQAECEELGQRAEALKSENSSLRIELDRIKKEYEELLSKNTSLKAKLGETGGGDSVPDMNERGDTNGGSHQKEP, encoded by the exons ATGGGGAGCAACGATCCTAGCACGCCGCCTAAGGCTTCGAAGCCACCAGAACAG GAGCAACCTCCAGCTACTACCTCTGGCACTACAGCTCCAGTTTACCCTGAATGGCCCGGCTTTCAG GGCTACCCAGCGATGCCACCACATGGGTTTTTCCCCCCTCCTGTTGCTGCAGGCCAGGCTCATCCATACATGTGGGGAGCTCAG GGTGTGCATCCATTTCATTATCCTATGCAAACAAATGGAAATCTTGAACCTGCT GGAGCTGCACCAGGTGCTGCAGAAACAAATG GGAAAAATGAGCCTGGCAAAACATCTGGTCCATCTGCCAATGGGGTTACGTCCAACAG TGAAAGCGGAAGTGATAGTGAGAGTGAAGGAAGTGATGCCAATTCTCAAAAC GATTCACATTCAAAGGAGAATGATGTAAATGAAAATG GCAGTGCTCAGAATGGCGTATCTCATTCATCATCGCATGGAACATTTAATAAACCCATGCCGTTGGTTCCAGTACAATCAGGTGCAGTGATAGGAGGAGTTGCTGGTCCTGCGACAAACTTGAACATAGGGATGGACTACTGGGGTGCAACTGGCTCTTCACCTGTTCCTGCAATGCGTGGCAAAGCACCGTCTGGttcagctcgaggagagcaatgG GATGAAAGGGAACTGAAGAAGCAGAAGAGGAAGCTGTCCAACCGGGAATCCGCGCGAAGGTCCCGGCTGCGCAAGCAG GCCGAGTGTGAAGAGCTCGGGCAGCGGGCTGAGGCTTTGAAGTCAGAGAACTCGTCCCTCAGGATCGAGCTCGACCGGATCAAAAAGGAATACGAGGAGCTCCTTTCGAAGAACACCTCTCTCAAG GCCAAGCTAGGGGAGACCGGCGGTGGCGACTCGGTCCCCGACATGAACGAACGGGGCGACACCAACGGCGGCAGCCACCAGAAGGAGCCCTGA
- the LOC125515487 gene encoding transcription factor HBP-1a isoform X2, which translates to MGSNDPSTPPKASKPPEQEQPPATTSGTTAPVYPEWPGFQGYPAMPPHGFFPPPVAAGQAHPYMWGAQHMVPPYGTPPPPYMMYPPGTVYAHPTTPGVHPFHYPMQTNGNLEPAGAAPGAAETNGKNEPGKTSGPSANGVTSNSESGSDSESEGSDANSQNDSHSKENDVNENGSAQNGVSHSSSHGTFNKPMPLVPVQSGAVIGGVAGPATNLNIGMDYWGATGSSPVPAMRGKAPSGSARGEQWDERELKKQKRKLSNRESARRSRLRKQAECEELGQRAEALKSENSSLRIELDRIKKEYEELLSKNTSLKAKLGETGGGDSVPDMNERGDTNGGSHQKEP; encoded by the exons ATGGGGAGCAACGATCCTAGCACGCCGCCTAAGGCTTCGAAGCCACCAGAACAG GAGCAACCTCCAGCTACTACCTCTGGCACTACAGCTCCAGTTTACCCTGAATGGCCCGGCTTTCAG GGCTACCCAGCGATGCCACCACATGGGTTTTTCCCCCCTCCTGTTGCTGCAGGCCAGGCTCATCCATACATGTGGGGAGCTCAG CACATGGTGCCACCTTACGGGACACCACCACCCCCCTATATGATGTATCCACCAGGAACAGTATATGCCCACCCGACTACTCCT GGTGTGCATCCATTTCATTATCCTATGCAAACAAATGGAAATCTTGAACCTGCT GGAGCTGCACCAGGTGCTGCAGAAACAAATG GGAAAAATGAGCCTGGCAAAACATCTGGTCCATCTGCCAATGGGGTTACGTCCAACAG TGAAAGCGGAAGTGATAGTGAGAGTGAAGGAAGTGATGCCAATTCTCAAAAC GATTCACATTCAAAGGAGAATGATGTAAATGAAAATG GCAGTGCTCAGAATGGCGTATCTCATTCATCATCGCATGGAACATTTAATAAACCCATGCCGTTGGTTCCAGTACAATCAGGTGCAGTGATAGGAGGAGTTGCTGGTCCTGCGACAAACTTGAACATAGGGATGGACTACTGGGGTGCAACTGGCTCTTCACCTGTTCCTGCAATGCGTGGCAAAGCACCGTCTGGttcagctcgaggagagcaatgG GATGAAAGGGAACTGAAGAAGCAGAAGAGGAAGCTGTCCAACCGGGAATCCGCGCGAAGGTCCCGGCTGCGCAAGCAG GCCGAGTGTGAAGAGCTCGGGCAGCGGGCTGAGGCTTTGAAGTCAGAGAACTCGTCCCTCAGGATCGAGCTCGACCGGATCAAAAAGGAATACGAGGAGCTCCTTTCGAAGAACACCTCTCTCAAG GCCAAGCTAGGGGAGACCGGCGGTGGCGACTCGGTCCCCGACATGAACGAACGGGGCGACACCAACGGCGGCAGCCACCAGAAGGAGCCCTGA
- the LOC125515487 gene encoding transcription factor HBP-1a isoform X3, translating into MGSNDPSTPPKASKPPEQEQPPATTSGTTAPVYPEWPGFQGYPAMPPHGFFPPPVAAGQAHPYMWGAQHMVPPYGTPPPPYMMYPPGTVYAHPTTPGVHPFHYPMQTNGNLEPAGAQGAAPGAAETNGKNEPGKTSGPSANGVTSNSESGSDSESEGSDANSQNDSHSKENDVNENVQSGAVIGGVAGPATNLNIGMDYWGATGSSPVPAMRGKAPSGSARGEQWDERELKKQKRKLSNRESARRSRLRKQAECEELGQRAEALKSENSSLRIELDRIKKEYEELLSKNTSLKAKLGETGGGDSVPDMNERGDTNGGSHQKEP; encoded by the exons ATGGGGAGCAACGATCCTAGCACGCCGCCTAAGGCTTCGAAGCCACCAGAACAG GAGCAACCTCCAGCTACTACCTCTGGCACTACAGCTCCAGTTTACCCTGAATGGCCCGGCTTTCAG GGCTACCCAGCGATGCCACCACATGGGTTTTTCCCCCCTCCTGTTGCTGCAGGCCAGGCTCATCCATACATGTGGGGAGCTCAG CACATGGTGCCACCTTACGGGACACCACCACCCCCCTATATGATGTATCCACCAGGAACAGTATATGCCCACCCGACTACTCCT GGTGTGCATCCATTTCATTATCCTATGCAAACAAATGGAAATCTTGAACCTGCT GGAGCTCAGGGAGCTGCACCAGGTGCTGCAGAAACAAATG GGAAAAATGAGCCTGGCAAAACATCTGGTCCATCTGCCAATGGGGTTACGTCCAACAG TGAAAGCGGAAGTGATAGTGAGAGTGAAGGAAGTGATGCCAATTCTCAAAAC GATTCACATTCAAAGGAGAATGATGTAAATGAAAATG TACAATCAGGTGCAGTGATAGGAGGAGTTGCTGGTCCTGCGACAAACTTGAACATAGGGATGGACTACTGGGGTGCAACTGGCTCTTCACCTGTTCCTGCAATGCGTGGCAAAGCACCGTCTGGttcagctcgaggagagcaatgG GATGAAAGGGAACTGAAGAAGCAGAAGAGGAAGCTGTCCAACCGGGAATCCGCGCGAAGGTCCCGGCTGCGCAAGCAG GCCGAGTGTGAAGAGCTCGGGCAGCGGGCTGAGGCTTTGAAGTCAGAGAACTCGTCCCTCAGGATCGAGCTCGACCGGATCAAAAAGGAATACGAGGAGCTCCTTTCGAAGAACACCTCTCTCAAG GCCAAGCTAGGGGAGACCGGCGGTGGCGACTCGGTCCCCGACATGAACGAACGGGGCGACACCAACGGCGGCAGCCACCAGAAGGAGCCCTGA
- the LOC125514450 gene encoding uncharacterized protein LOC125514450, with amino-acid sequence MGFFRRIAGMFGGSRDDADHHHDAGGGGGDVPHEKVAAAAAAAAASGHATRRGFSVQVPVPVDRPAAGPVLAPCPAGDGGVQGFRWYTRRLRIDEDGDVADEFLDEVLPESSNNNDASPAGRFQVKYNTRPTALAMRKQTIAVDGDIRHCVEHQGQLQWV; translated from the exons ATGGGCTTCTTCCGCCGGATCGCCGGTATGTTCGGCGGCTCCAGGGACGACGCCGACCACCACCACgacgccggcggcggcggcggggacgtcCCGCACGAGAAGGTGGCCGCTGCCGCCGCGGCGGCGGCCGCCTCCGGGCACGCTACTAGGCGCGGATTCAGCGTCCAGGTGCCCGTGCCGGTCGACCGGCCGGCGGCCGGGCCCGTGCTGGCCCCCTGCCCCGCTGGAGACGGCGGCGTCCAG GGCTTCCGGTGGTATACAAGGAGGTTAAGGATTGACGAAGATGGCGACGTCGCCGACGAGTTCTTGGACGAGGTCCTCCCCGAAAGCTCGAACAACAACGACGCGAGCCCAGCTGGAAGGTTCCAGGTGAAATACAACACGAGACCAACCGCTCTAGCGATGAGGAAGCAAACGATCGCCGTCGACGGCGACATCCGCCATTGCGTGGAGCACCAAGGGCAGCTCCAGTGGGTGTGA